One Bacillus amyloliquefaciens DSM 7 = ATCC 23350 DNA window includes the following coding sequences:
- a CDS encoding PhoH family protein, translated as MAEHLLAMNHKLKSPDEALSLFGSQDAFLHLMEKDLGVSIITRGETIYVSGNDESFEIADRLLGSLLTLIRKGIEISERDVLYAVKMAKKDELDYFESMYEEEITKTAKGKPIRVKTLGQREYVAAMKKNDMVFGIGPAGTGKTYLAVVKAVHALKNGHIKKIILTRPAVEAGESLGFLPGDLKEKVDPYLRPLYDALHDVLGSDHTERLMERGVIEIAPLAYMRGRTLDDAYVILDEAQNTTPAQMKMFLTRLGFGSKMIITGDVSQIDLPKGVTSGLAVARDMLKDINGISVIELDQTDVVRHPLVAKIIEAYDKQK; from the coding sequence ATGGCAGAACATTTACTTGCGATGAATCACAAACTGAAAAGCCCGGACGAAGCACTTTCTTTGTTCGGCAGCCAAGACGCCTTTTTACATTTGATGGAGAAGGATCTGGGCGTAAGCATCATCACACGCGGTGAAACCATTTACGTTTCCGGCAATGATGAGTCTTTTGAGATTGCTGACAGATTATTGGGCTCGCTCCTTACTTTAATTCGCAAGGGGATCGAGATTTCGGAACGTGATGTGCTGTATGCCGTGAAAATGGCAAAGAAAGATGAACTGGACTATTTTGAAAGCATGTATGAAGAAGAAATAACGAAAACGGCAAAAGGCAAACCGATCCGTGTCAAAACCCTCGGCCAGAGAGAATATGTCGCGGCGATGAAGAAAAACGACATGGTGTTCGGCATCGGGCCGGCGGGAACCGGCAAAACATATTTGGCGGTCGTAAAAGCGGTGCATGCTTTAAAAAACGGCCACATTAAAAAAATCATTTTAACAAGACCCGCTGTGGAAGCCGGCGAGAGCCTCGGTTTTCTGCCCGGAGATTTAAAGGAAAAAGTAGATCCTTACCTGCGCCCGCTGTATGACGCGCTCCATGATGTGCTCGGAAGCGACCATACGGAACGTCTTATGGAAAGAGGGGTTATCGAAATCGCCCCGCTCGCCTATATGAGAGGGCGGACGCTTGACGACGCGTATGTGATTCTTGATGAGGCCCAGAATACCACCCCCGCTCAAATGAAAATGTTTTTGACGAGATTGGGTTTTGGCTCTAAAATGATCATTACGGGCGACGTAAGCCAAATTGACCTGCCGAAAGGCGTCACATCGGGACTTGCAGTAGCGAGGGATATGCTGAAGGACATAAACGGCATTTCCGTGATTGAACTTGACCAGACAGATGTGGTCAGACATCCGCTTGTTGCAAAAATTATTGAAGCTTATGATAAGCAAAAGTAA
- the yqfC gene encoding sporulation protein YqfC — protein MGQRKNRVKAWLTRALEIPPDVMMDLPRITMVGRLHIYIENHRGLLLFSEEEVRLMLKQGQCIISGKNLVIKAILPEEILLEGTIDHVRYVDS, from the coding sequence ATGGGGCAAAGAAAGAATCGTGTAAAGGCATGGCTGACAAGAGCATTGGAAATTCCCCCGGACGTTATGATGGATCTGCCTCGTATTACGATGGTCGGCAGACTTCATATCTACATAGAGAATCACAGAGGCCTCTTGCTGTTCAGCGAAGAAGAAGTCAGGCTGATGCTCAAGCAGGGGCAATGTATCATATCAGGAAAAAACTTGGTCATTAAGGCAATCCTTCCTGAGGAAATTCTTTTGGAAGGCACGATAGATCACGTACGATATGTCGATTCATAA